The Pseudomonas kermanshahensis genome includes a window with the following:
- the glpR gene encoding DNA-binding transcriptional repressor GlpR, whose product MNLPPRQQQILELVRERGYVSIEEMAQLFVVTPQTIRRDINQLAELNLLRRYHGGAAYDSSIENTAYAMRADQMRDEKQRIAEAVASQIPDHASLFINIGTTTESIARALLNHNHLKVITNNLHVASILAAKDDFEVLVAGGTVRRDGGVVGQASVDFINQFKVDFALVGISGIDEDGSLLDFDYQEVRVSQALIANARQVILAADSSKFGRNAMVRLGSISLVDCLVTDQTPTPALAHLLNQYKIRLDVV is encoded by the coding sequence ATGAATCTGCCCCCCCGCCAACAACAAATCCTCGAGCTGGTCCGCGAACGCGGCTACGTCAGCATCGAAGAAATGGCGCAGTTGTTCGTCGTCACCCCGCAAACCATCCGCCGCGACATCAACCAGCTCGCCGAGCTCAACCTGCTGCGCCGCTACCACGGGGGTGCCGCGTATGACTCGAGCATCGAGAACACCGCCTACGCCATGCGCGCCGACCAGATGCGCGACGAGAAGCAGCGCATCGCCGAAGCCGTGGCCTCGCAGATTCCCGACCATGCCTCGCTGTTCATCAACATCGGCACAACGACCGAATCGATCGCCCGCGCGCTGCTCAACCATAACCACCTGAAGGTGATTACCAACAACCTGCACGTGGCCTCGATCCTGGCGGCCAAGGACGATTTCGAAGTACTGGTGGCAGGTGGCACGGTGCGCCGCGATGGCGGTGTGGTCGGCCAGGCCAGCGTCGATTTCATTAACCAGTTCAAGGTTGACTTCGCCTTGGTTGGCATCAGCGGCATCGACGAAGATGGCAGCCTGCTGGACTTCGATTACCAGGAGGTACGGGTTTCCCAGGCCCTGATCGCCAATGCACGCCAGGTTATCCTGGCCGCCGACTCCAGCAAGTTCGGGCGCAATGCCATGGTCCGCCTGGGCTCGATCAGCCTGGTGGACTGTTTGGTGACCGACCAGACGCCGACGCCTGCCCTCGCCCACTTGCTTAACCAGTACAAGATCCGCCTCGACGTGGTGTGA
- the glpD gene encoding glycerol-3-phosphate dehydrogenase, with translation MSQSVSSQPPLTDCYDLAVIGGGINGVGIAADAAGRGLKVFLCEKDDLAQHTSSASSKLIHGGLRYLEHYEFRLVREALAEREVLLAKAPHIVKPMRFVLPHRPHLRPAWMIRAGLFLYDHLGKRKRLGASRSLRFGPGYPLKPAITRGFEYADCAVDDARLVVLNAMAAREKGAHIVTRTRCLRAERVDGVWQVELQHADGSLQSIRARALVNAAGPWVASFIKDDLKLDAPYGIRLIQGSHLIVPRLYEGEHAYILQNEDQRIVFCIPYLDRFTLIGTTDREYSGDPAQVKITEAETDYLLKVVNAHFNHQLSRADILHTYSGVRPLCNDESDNPSAVTRDYTLALSAGEGQAPLLSVFGGKLTTYRKLAESAMAELKPYFTQMRASWTATAPLPGGEDMTTAQALTDAILAQYGWLPVDIAKRWAVTYGSRVWRLLDGIQGPEDLGQAIGGGLFSREVDYLRSEEWAVDAADILWRRTKLGLFTSPAEQQALHDYLEKAPASQISFKAA, from the coding sequence GTGTCCCAGTCCGTTTCGTCCCAGCCCCCCCTCACCGACTGCTATGACCTCGCCGTGATCGGCGGTGGCATCAATGGTGTGGGCATTGCTGCCGACGCCGCCGGGCGCGGCCTGAAGGTGTTCCTTTGCGAAAAGGACGACCTGGCGCAGCACACATCGTCGGCGAGCAGCAAGCTCATCCATGGTGGCCTGCGCTACCTGGAGCACTACGAGTTCCGCCTGGTGCGTGAAGCCCTGGCCGAGCGCGAAGTCCTGCTGGCCAAGGCGCCGCACATCGTCAAGCCGATGCGCTTCGTGCTGCCCCATCGCCCGCACCTGCGCCCGGCCTGGATGATCCGTGCCGGCCTGTTCCTCTACGACCACTTGGGCAAGCGCAAGCGCCTGGGCGCTTCGCGCAGCCTGCGCTTTGGCCCTGGCTACCCGCTCAAACCGGCCATCACCCGCGGTTTCGAATACGCTGACTGCGCCGTGGACGACGCCCGCCTGGTCGTGCTCAATGCCATGGCAGCCCGCGAAAAAGGTGCGCACATCGTCACCCGCACCCGCTGCCTGCGTGCCGAGCGTGTCGATGGCGTGTGGCAGGTCGAACTGCAGCATGCCGACGGCAGCCTGCAGAGCATTCGTGCCCGCGCCCTGGTCAATGCTGCTGGCCCATGGGTAGCCAGCTTCATCAAGGATGACCTCAAGCTGGATGCGCCTTACGGCATCCGCCTGATTCAGGGCAGCCACCTGATCGTCCCGCGCCTTTACGAAGGCGAGCACGCTTACATCCTGCAGAACGAAGACCAGCGCATCGTGTTCTGCATCCCTTACCTGGACCGCTTCACCCTGATCGGCACCACCGACCGTGAATACAGCGGTGACCCGGCCCAGGTGAAAATCACCGAAGCCGAGACCGACTACCTGCTCAAGGTGGTCAACGCGCACTTCAATCATCAGCTCAGCCGAGCCGACATCCTGCACACCTACTCCGGCGTACGCCCGCTGTGTAACGACGAGTCGGACAACCCGTCGGCCGTGACCCGCGACTACACCCTGGCGCTGTCGGCAGGTGAAGGCCAGGCGCCGTTGCTGTCGGTGTTCGGCGGCAAGCTCACCACGTACCGCAAGCTGGCCGAATCGGCCATGGCCGAGCTCAAGCCATACTTCACCCAGATGCGCGCCAGTTGGACCGCTACAGCGCCGCTGCCAGGCGGGGAAGATATGACGACTGCGCAGGCACTGACTGACGCCATTCTGGCGCAGTACGGGTGGCTGCCGGTGGACATCGCCAAACGCTGGGCAGTGACCTACGGCAGCCGCGTATGGCGCCTGCTTGATGGTATTCAGGGCCCGGAAGACCTGGGCCAGGCCATTGGCGGCGGTCTCTTCAGCCGCGAGGTCGATTACCTGCGCAGCGAAGAGTGGGCTGTAGATGCCGCCGACATCCTGTGGCGCCGCACTAAATTGGGCCTGTTCACATCACCGGCGGAACAGCAGGCGCTGCACGACTACCTGGAGAAAGCACCAGCAAGCCAGATATCGTTCAAGGCCGCTTGA
- a CDS encoding NEL-type E3 ubiquitin ligase domain-containing protein: MTHSADEAPASIDALISQRLPAWLTSAPVEQQRALHQALRQQQDSAERVRQVLSRIPPLDDFAATLLQEALRQRFRVNTDVRKATLRKVVQIILAMPIPPTPSPNITRISTQPLLTTALHNFTQAQTKPGPFTQVSLRDVSGVTLAVSFERFAKLCRTLDLGGRYQVLLREHLLPKDRPGDEAGQALREVEALLEEALRSSMEAAVRLAALKGEISHAHFLQTLPIFAKPAVVPAYPVVLSTRQVYLLGKCLHGVVAIEIQDRDQAILRGIMLWIPGDPLQPVQVFETWWAFYQAMGLRLRDPHYAAFIARFIAERDRVAFFGTLRRLLSSSTEGAVLKLDGRDFAITQPLFAFLRAARIEKMLDDARVLAVPTADEDSAARDERLKGYQQAGLTLLNLAGLFMPVVGELMLAVAAVQIADEVYEGYQDWQLGDRQGALEHVFGVAESVALGAAIGAGTAVAGQVLKRIAFVDELSPICTDAGHVKLCAHDLAAYRVKERGVTVGELIPENDQWQLKLHEASFQLAGYKDGEHLFIRHPQRSEAFQPMLEHNGTGGWRHALERAEEWAEPARLMRRLSAELADVSDEEVRRVLDSTGLDDAQLRRLHLENAPPPARLLDALERYRLHEQFPTVQGEAFEFLVSTSQDNEELASVVLRRDFPGLSQRGAHEIVQQVDSQQVEQMLASDRVPLALAERARWFLRDSRLDRACAGLRQASAANADTAKLAVGLIEHLAPWLEPYAVEVRADSRAGAVLAHAGPDTAAQRFSIVKTPTGYSAYAATGEPLAGSAPTDSLLQALSLTLSEAQTGALGTRTLDTQTLSDLLAEHARSHRDLAAQLIGQAPIGGGVRPPVRWGDGRLGYPLSGRGESRGQASRRGMRQIFPTLGESQLQRYLLDLIARGVDPWQHYSELSQHLSGLRQVLRRWRMEHSGVLDLLRRGRVANSIRRCWRCKTGLRSDGTYALDIRGERVGSLPVLEGGVSFPHVTRLTLRDMDLSDIDPDFLARFPNLRELDLRENHLAAIPPGVERLTQLRGLQLDHNRIIMDVAGNRRLNTLTHLQTLELNYNPLGFAPDVRGLIHLRPLGLRSTGIRAFPSRLQQVPLRGIADLRNNQIRQVNRDLHGLRQRLQRMALHDNPLDEASEHYLEQLPGPSGSHHHEVVHSPSFRHHLVQANEREQWLLGSTGMQRSEREMQWRNLQLESTSRPFFNFIRDFARSSDFAQRPAYYRARVWNIIEACEQNTELREQLFIMSGGNASCQDRLLWLFSQMEVRVLIHRHTSGMSIAQSEVELMRLSRSLFRLDALDEIATRRIQGIRAAGHDVDDIEVYLTYRVRLAGPLRLPAQPAALHYEAYAGLTPADLNNARIEVLRAETPERLTQALADQAFWEHYVRDRYERRFTALVDAFRAPEEAYRERAEAGEVTEEQYLTYCEGIVQAIQEGERSLILTLAREAFDRWFSIGGLLP; encoded by the coding sequence ATGACCCATTCTGCCGATGAAGCGCCTGCTTCGATTGACGCCCTGATTTCTCAACGTTTGCCGGCCTGGCTCACGTCTGCCCCGGTCGAACAGCAGCGTGCGCTTCACCAGGCCCTGCGCCAGCAGCAGGACAGTGCCGAGCGTGTCCGGCAGGTGTTAAGCCGCATTCCGCCCCTGGATGATTTTGCTGCGACGTTGCTGCAAGAAGCGTTACGACAGCGTTTTCGGGTAAACACTGATGTACGCAAGGCAACGCTGCGCAAGGTGGTGCAGATCATTCTGGCGATGCCCATTCCGCCGACCCCATCGCCGAACATCACCCGTATTTCGACTCAACCCCTGTTGACGACGGCACTGCACAATTTCACCCAGGCGCAAACCAAGCCAGGCCCGTTCACGCAGGTCTCGTTGCGTGACGTGTCCGGCGTCACCCTGGCGGTATCGTTCGAGCGCTTCGCCAAGCTGTGCCGCACGCTCGATCTGGGTGGCCGCTACCAGGTCTTGCTGCGTGAGCATCTGTTACCAAAAGATCGGCCAGGGGATGAAGCTGGCCAGGCCCTTCGCGAGGTCGAGGCATTGCTGGAGGAGGCCCTGCGCTCATCGATGGAAGCGGCTGTACGCCTGGCAGCCCTCAAAGGCGAGATCAGCCATGCCCACTTCCTGCAAACGCTGCCGATCTTCGCCAAGCCAGCCGTAGTACCTGCCTACCCGGTAGTGTTGAGTACCCGCCAGGTGTACCTGTTGGGCAAGTGCCTGCACGGGGTGGTGGCCATCGAGATCCAAGACCGGGATCAGGCTATTCTGCGGGGCATCATGCTCTGGATTCCCGGGGACCCCTTGCAACCCGTGCAGGTATTCGAAACCTGGTGGGCGTTTTATCAGGCCATGGGGCTGCGCCTGCGTGACCCTCACTATGCGGCGTTTATTGCGCGGTTCATCGCCGAGCGCGACCGGGTCGCATTTTTTGGCACCTTGAGGCGCTTACTGTCGTCGAGCACCGAGGGCGCAGTACTGAAGCTCGATGGTCGTGACTTCGCTATCACTCAACCATTGTTTGCCTTTTTACGCGCCGCGCGCATCGAGAAGATGCTCGACGACGCCCGCGTGTTGGCCGTTCCGACGGCCGATGAGGACAGCGCGGCGCGGGACGAGCGGCTCAAGGGGTATCAGCAAGCGGGGCTGACGTTATTGAACCTGGCCGGGTTGTTCATGCCGGTAGTGGGGGAACTGATGCTCGCGGTCGCTGCCGTGCAGATTGCCGATGAGGTCTACGAGGGTTACCAGGATTGGCAACTGGGCGATCGCCAGGGGGCGCTGGAACACGTGTTCGGTGTCGCTGAAAGCGTCGCACTGGGGGCCGCGATAGGGGCTGGCACTGCAGTGGCGGGGCAAGTGCTCAAGCGTATTGCGTTTGTCGATGAACTGTCGCCGATTTGCACCGATGCCGGTCACGTCAAGCTCTGTGCCCATGATCTGGCTGCCTACCGGGTAAAGGAGCGGGGCGTGACGGTTGGCGAGCTGATCCCGGAGAATGACCAGTGGCAGTTGAAGTTGCACGAAGCCAGTTTTCAGTTGGCGGGCTACAAGGATGGCGAGCACCTGTTCATCCGTCATCCTCAGCGCAGCGAGGCTTTTCAGCCGATGCTCGAGCATAACGGCACTGGCGGCTGGCGGCATGCGCTGGAACGTGCAGAAGAGTGGGCGGAGCCTGCGCGCTTGATGCGGCGGTTGAGCGCTGAACTGGCCGACGTCAGCGATGAAGAAGTACGCAGGGTGCTCGACAGCACGGGCCTAGATGACGCACAGCTGAGGCGTCTGCACCTGGAAAATGCCCCACCTCCCGCACGGTTGCTCGATGCCTTGGAGCGCTACCGCTTGCATGAGCAATTCCCCACCGTGCAGGGCGAAGCGTTCGAGTTTCTGGTCAGCACATCGCAAGACAATGAGGAATTGGCCAGTGTCGTGCTGCGTCGGGACTTTCCTGGCCTGTCGCAACGCGGAGCCCATGAAATTGTCCAGCAGGTCGACAGCCAGCAGGTCGAGCAGATGCTCGCCAGTGATCGCGTCCCCTTGGCCTTGGCTGAACGCGCGCGCTGGTTTTTACGTGACAGCCGCCTTGACCGTGCCTGTGCAGGTTTACGTCAGGCTTCGGCAGCCAATGCCGACACCGCGAAATTGGCCGTTGGCCTTATCGAACATTTGGCGCCGTGGTTGGAGCCGTATGCCGTCGAAGTGCGAGCCGACAGCCGCGCAGGGGCGGTATTGGCACACGCGGGCCCGGATACCGCCGCTCAGCGGTTCAGTATCGTCAAAACCCCAACAGGCTACAGCGCCTATGCTGCGACGGGCGAGCCGTTGGCAGGCTCTGCTCCAACTGACAGCCTGCTGCAGGCACTTTCGTTGACTTTGAGTGAAGCGCAAACAGGCGCACTGGGGACCCGCACGCTGGACACGCAAACATTGAGCGACCTGCTGGCCGAACACGCCCGCAGCCATCGCGACTTGGCCGCGCAGTTGATCGGCCAGGCGCCGATAGGCGGTGGCGTGCGGCCACCGGTGCGGTGGGGCGACGGGCGCCTCGGTTACCCTCTGAGTGGCCGGGGCGAAAGCCGCGGGCAGGCCAGCCGGCGTGGGATGCGGCAAATATTCCCAACCCTCGGCGAGAGCCAGTTGCAACGCTATCTGCTGGACCTGATTGCGCGCGGGGTCGACCCATGGCAGCACTACAGTGAACTCAGCCAGCACTTGTCGGGCCTGCGCCAGGTCCTGCGGCGATGGCGCATGGAACACTCTGGCGTGCTGGACCTGCTCCGGCGTGGCCGGGTAGCCAATAGTATCCGTCGTTGCTGGCGCTGCAAGACAGGCTTGCGCAGCGATGGTACTTACGCGCTGGACATTCGCGGTGAGCGTGTCGGCAGCTTGCCAGTACTGGAAGGGGGAGTCAGTTTCCCACATGTCACGCGCTTGACCCTGCGCGACATGGATTTGTCAGACATTGACCCCGACTTCCTCGCTCGCTTCCCTAATTTGCGCGAGCTTGACCTGCGCGAGAATCATCTTGCCGCCATCCCGCCGGGAGTAGAGCGCCTCACGCAACTGCGGGGGCTGCAGTTGGACCACAACCGGATCATCATGGACGTCGCCGGCAACCGCCGGCTCAATACCTTGACCCATCTACAAACGCTGGAACTCAATTACAACCCACTTGGGTTTGCCCCCGATGTCCGTGGGTTGATTCACCTCAGGCCCTTGGGGCTGCGTTCGACTGGCATCAGAGCATTCCCGTCGCGCCTGCAGCAGGTGCCGTTGCGGGGCATCGCCGACCTGCGCAACAACCAGATTCGCCAAGTCAATCGGGACTTGCACGGCCTTCGCCAACGTCTGCAACGCATGGCCCTGCATGACAACCCCTTGGATGAAGCGAGCGAGCATTACCTGGAGCAACTGCCTGGCCCATCAGGTAGCCACCATCACGAAGTCGTACATAGCCCGTCGTTCCGTCATCATCTAGTGCAGGCAAACGAACGCGAACAATGGTTGCTCGGCTCGACGGGCATGCAGCGCAGCGAGCGCGAGATGCAGTGGCGTAACCTGCAATTGGAAAGCACGTCCCGGCCTTTCTTCAACTTTATCCGCGACTTCGCTCGATCCTCCGACTTCGCGCAGCGGCCAGCCTATTACCGGGCCAGGGTCTGGAACATCATTGAGGCCTGCGAGCAGAACACTGAGCTGCGTGAACAGTTGTTCATCATGTCGGGCGGCAACGCTTCCTGCCAGGACCGCCTGTTGTGGCTGTTCAGCCAGATGGAGGTGAGGGTGTTGATCCACCGGCACACCTCGGGGATGTCCATTGCGCAAAGTGAGGTTGAGCTGATGCGCCTGAGCCGCTCACTGTTCCGTCTGGACGCGCTTGACGAGATCGCGACGCGGCGTATCCAGGGGATTCGCGCAGCAGGGCACGACGTGGACGATATCGAAGTCTATCTCACTTACCGTGTGCGGTTGGCGGGCCCGCTGCGCTTGCCGGCCCAACCTGCAGCCCTGCATTACGAAGCCTACGCCGGTCTAACACCTGCCGACCTGAATAACGCCAGGATCGAGGTACTGCGCGCAGAGACCCCAGAACGGTTGACTCAGGCGCTGGCTGATCAGGCGTTTTGGGAACATTACGTGCGAGACCGCTACGAGCGCCGCTTCACAGCGCTGGTGGACGCGTTCCGGGCTCCAGAAGAGGCCTACCGCGAGCGTGCAGAAGCGGGAGAGGTCACTGAGGAGCAGTACCTGACGTACTGCGAAGGTATCGTGCAAGCCATACAGGAGGGCGAGCGCAGCTTGATTCTAACGTTGGCCCGTGAGGCGTTTGACCGTTGGTTCAGCATCGGCGGTTTATTACCGTGA
- a CDS encoding glutamate/aspartate ABC transporter substrate-binding protein, with amino-acid sequence MRIVRQLLGAAIAAAVIASPAMAEELTGTLKKIKDSGTITLGHRDSSIPFSYLAGKPEPVGYSHDIQLAVVEALKKQLGTDIKVKYNLVTSQTRIPLVQNGTVDLECGSTTNNVERQQQVGFSVGIFEVGTRLLTKVKDGQPSYKDFPDLAGKNVVTTAGTTSERILKAMNADKQMKMNVISAKDHGEAFNMLESGRAVAFMMDDALLAGEMAKARKPADWVITGTPQSYEIYGCMVRKEDAAFKKAVDEAIVAYFKSGEVNKSYDKWFMQPIPPKGLNLQFQMSDELKKLIAEPTDKAADEKKS; translated from the coding sequence ATGCGTATCGTTCGTCAATTGCTGGGCGCCGCTATCGCGGCTGCAGTCATCGCTTCGCCGGCCATGGCCGAGGAGCTGACCGGCACCCTGAAGAAGATCAAGGACTCGGGCACCATCACATTGGGCCACCGCGACTCCTCCATTCCATTTTCCTACCTGGCAGGCAAGCCGGAGCCCGTGGGCTACTCCCACGACATCCAGCTGGCCGTGGTCGAGGCCCTGAAAAAACAACTGGGCACCGACATCAAGGTCAAATACAACCTCGTCACCTCCCAGACCCGCATCCCGCTGGTGCAAAACGGCACCGTCGACCTGGAGTGCGGCTCCACCACCAACAACGTCGAGCGCCAGCAGCAAGTCGGTTTCTCGGTCGGCATCTTCGAAGTCGGCACCCGCCTGCTGACCAAGGTCAAGGACGGTCAGCCTTCCTATAAAGACTTCCCGGACCTGGCTGGCAAAAACGTGGTGACCACCGCCGGCACCACCTCCGAGCGCATCCTCAAGGCGATGAACGCCGACAAGCAAATGAAGATGAACGTGATTTCCGCCAAGGACCACGGTGAAGCCTTCAACATGCTCGAAAGCGGCCGCGCCGTGGCCTTCATGATGGACGACGCCCTGCTGGCCGGTGAAATGGCCAAGGCTCGCAAACCGGCCGACTGGGTTATCACCGGTACCCCTCAGTCGTACGAAATCTACGGCTGCATGGTGCGCAAGGAAGACGCTGCGTTCAAGAAAGCGGTCGACGAGGCCATCGTGGCTTACTTCAAGTCGGGCGAAGTCAACAAGAGCTACGACAAGTGGTTCATGCAGCCAATCCCGCCAAAGGGTCTGAACCTGCAGTTCCAGATGAGCGACGAGCTGAAAAAACTGATCGCCGAGCCGACCGACAAAGCGGCGGACGAGAAGAAGTCCTGA
- a CDS encoding amino acid ABC transporter permease produces MNYNWDWGVFFKSTGVGSETYLDWYITGLGWTIAIAITAWIIALLLGSVLGVMRTVPNRLVSGIATVYVELFRNVPLLVQLFIWYFLVPDLLPEGLQEWFKQDLNPTTSALISVVVCLGLFTAARVCEQVRTGIQALPRGQESAARAMGFSLPQIYTNVLLPQAYRIIIPPLTSEFLNVFKNSSVASLIGLMELLAQTKQTAEFSANLFEAFTLATLIYFTLNMGLMLLMRLVEKKVAVPGLISVGGK; encoded by the coding sequence ATGAATTACAACTGGGACTGGGGCGTGTTCTTCAAGTCCACCGGCGTGGGCAGCGAAACCTATCTGGACTGGTACATCACCGGCCTGGGCTGGACCATCGCCATCGCCATCACCGCCTGGATCATCGCGCTGCTGCTGGGGTCTGTCCTTGGCGTCATGCGTACCGTGCCGAACCGCCTGGTATCGGGCATCGCCACTGTCTATGTGGAACTGTTCCGCAACGTGCCGCTGCTGGTGCAGCTGTTCATCTGGTACTTCCTGGTACCGGACCTGCTGCCCGAAGGCCTGCAGGAATGGTTCAAGCAGGACCTCAACCCGACCACCTCGGCGCTGATCAGCGTGGTTGTGTGCCTGGGCCTGTTCACTGCGGCCCGTGTCTGCGAACAAGTGCGCACCGGCATCCAGGCGCTGCCCCGCGGCCAGGAATCCGCAGCCCGCGCCATGGGCTTCAGCCTGCCGCAGATCTATACCAACGTGCTGCTGCCGCAAGCCTACCGGATCATCATTCCGCCGCTCACGTCCGAGTTCCTCAACGTGTTCAAGAACTCCTCGGTGGCCTCGCTGATCGGCCTGATGGAGCTGCTGGCACAAACCAAGCAGACCGCAGAGTTCTCTGCCAACCTGTTCGAGGCGTTCACCCTGGCCACGCTGATCTACTTCACCCTGAACATGGGCCTGATGCTGCTCATGCGCCTGGTCGAGAAAAAAGTCGCAGTACCTGGCCTGATTTCCGTGGGGGGCAAGTAA
- a CDS encoding amino acid ABC transporter permease has product MDMDFSEIIPALPALWEGMIMTLQLMVMGVVGGIALGTVLALMRLSSSKLLSRVAGAYVNYFRSIPLLLVITWFYLAVPFVLRWITGEDTPVGAFTSCVVAFMMFEAAYFCEIVRAGVQSISKGQMGAAQALGMNYAQTMRLIILPQAFRKMTPLLLQQSIILFQDTSLVYTVGLVDFLNSARSNGDIIGRSHEFLIFAGVVYFLISFSASWLVKRLQKRITV; this is encoded by the coding sequence ATGGACATGGATTTCAGCGAAATCATCCCCGCCCTGCCCGCCCTCTGGGAAGGCATGATCATGACCCTGCAACTGATGGTCATGGGCGTGGTCGGCGGTATCGCACTCGGCACCGTCCTGGCGCTGATGCGCCTGTCATCAAGCAAGCTGCTGTCGAGGGTGGCGGGCGCTTACGTCAACTACTTCCGCTCGATCCCGCTGCTGCTGGTGATCACCTGGTTCTACCTGGCAGTGCCGTTCGTGCTGCGCTGGATCACCGGTGAAGACACGCCGGTCGGTGCGTTCACCTCCTGCGTGGTCGCGTTCATGATGTTCGAGGCGGCCTACTTCTGCGAAATCGTCCGTGCCGGTGTGCAGTCGATCTCCAAGGGCCAGATGGGCGCCGCGCAAGCGCTGGGTATGAACTACGCCCAGACCATGCGCCTGATCATCCTGCCCCAGGCCTTCCGCAAGATGACCCCTTTGCTGCTGCAGCAAAGTATCATCCTGTTCCAGGACACCTCGCTGGTGTACACCGTGGGCCTGGTCGACTTCCTCAACTCGGCACGCTCCAACGGCGACATCATCGGGCGCTCTCATGAGTTCCTGATCTTCGCCGGGGTCGTCTACTTCCTCATCAGCTTCTCCGCTTCGTGGCTGGTCAAGCGCCTGCAAAAAAGGATCACCGTATGA